A stretch of the Lolium perenne isolate Kyuss_39 chromosome 3, Kyuss_2.0, whole genome shotgun sequence genome encodes the following:
- the LOC127340865 gene encoding uncharacterized protein, whose product MGNNPSCIPLPPSPGSSSASSSSTSCKVIHADGRVTRLPRPVRASELMLDHPGKFVCDACRLAVGCRVPGVAADELLQPRRSYFLLPIDMLYSVLTDEEMAALSAASHGALAAASSAWKRIVTSATAARRRGGHGQSNGAGSDGSAASRVFPVVGLLQLQGDHGGSGAPASGVKSSGAGAPGLRRHRSWKPVLDTIDEAP is encoded by the coding sequence ATGGGGAACAACCCGTCGTGCATACCGCTGCCACCCTCGCCcggctcgtcgtcggcgtcgtcaAGCAGCACCAGCTGCAAGGTGATCCACGCCGACGGGAGGGTGACGCGGCTGCCGCGCCCCGTGCGCGCGTCGGAGCTCATGCTGGACCACCCGGGCAAGTTCGTGTGCGACGCCTGCCGCCTCGCCGTCGGCTGCCGCGTGCCAGGCGTCGCTGCCGACGAGCTCCTCCAGCCGCGCCGCTCTTACTTCCTGCTCCCCATCGACATGCTATACTCCGTGCTCACCGACGAGGAGATGGCCGCGCTCTCCGCCGCATCCCACGGCGCCTTGGCCGCGGCGTCCTCGGCCTGGAAGAGGATCGTCACCAGCGCCACCGCCGCGAGACGACGGGGCGGACACGGGCAGAGTAACGGTGCCGGCAGCGACGGCAGCGCTGCCAGCAGGGTCTTTCCGGTCGTCGGCCTGCTGCAGCTCCAGGGCGATCACGGCGGCAGCGGTGCTCCAGCCTCCGGCGTCAAGTCGAGCGGCGCCGGCGCCCCCGGGCTGAGGCGGCACCGGTCGTGGAAGCCGGTGCTGGACACCATCGACGAGGCGCCGTGA